In Candidatus Goldiibacteriota bacterium, the DNA window CGACACCCCGGAAACACAGGTCTATGGATGGGTATTTGGCGCGTTGTTTGGGTCATTTCTTGAGATATTAATCCAGTGGATACCGTCGGTAAAAGAGGGGCTTGCGTGGAAACCGTTTATCAATTTAAAAGATGAAGGGCTACGCAGAATAGGCAAGCTAATGATACCCGCCACACTGGCGCAGTCGGTCACGCAGATTAACCTTCTGGTAAATACAATACTTGCATCGCTGCTTGTAGAAGGCGCGGTCACATATCTTTATTACGGCAACCGCCTTATGCAGCTGCCGCTTGGTGTTTTTGGAGTTGCCGTGGCAACAGTGGCTTTTCCTTTTATATCACAGTACGCGTCAAGAGGGGACTTTGATTCGCTCCGCGACACAATACATTCATCTCTTAAGCAGGCGTTTTTTGTTGTGCTGCCGGCATCCGCGGGTTTAATTGCGTTAAGCGTGCCGATTAACCTGCTGCTTTTTAATTACGGCCGTTTTCAATATGACGACGCCATAAAAACAGCAGGCGTTTCCGCGGTTTACTGCACAGCCATATTCGCGCACACAGGGGTAAAGATTTTAACCCAGGTTTTCTACGCAATCAATAAGGCGGGAACAGCGGTAAAAATTTCTGTCTCTTCCATGATAATAAACATTCTCCTATGTGTTTCTCTGATGTTTTCAATGAATTACCTTGGCCTGGCGCTTGCCACATCGCTTGCCGCGCTTATTCAGTTTATAGCGCTGTATTTTTACCTGTCTAAGTTTATTAACGGGCTTAAGACAAAAGAATTCCTGGCATACTGTGTAAAGGTCACGGTTATTTCACTGATTATGGCGGGATTGTCGTATTTAACGTACTATCTATTAAACGCTAACTTTAACGCAGCAGAATTCTCCCGCACTATTAATGGCTTTATAGTCCTTGCCGCAATAACGGTGGGAGTAATTTCATACGGTACAATGGCAAAACTCGCCGGCCTTAACTACGCAGAAAGAATAATGCAGGGAATTGCTAACAGGTTTAACAAGAAAAAGTAGTTTGTGTACTTGTTTTCTTTTGTGTACTTGTTTTCTTTTGTGTACTTGTTTTCTTTTGTGTACTGGTTTTCTAATGTAGAGACGCAACATGTTGCGTCTCGCTTTTATGTGTGGATGTAAATTTTTGGTAGACGCGGGTCTTCAGCCCGCGGCAGTAGATTTAATCTTGCTTTTATCGGATACCGATCCCGCGTTATCCGCGTAGTTGTATTAATTGGAATTGGGAAGGAATAATTGTTTGATTTATTGGAAGGAGAAATAAAATGTGTTAATTGGTGGAGTTTATGAACAATAAAAATTCTTTAATCGTTTTTATTTCTTCCATATTCTGTTCTGCGTTAAGCGTTATATTTTTTTACTTTGTTAAAGATGGATATGATTCAAACGCGGTGATGCGGTCATATTTTCTGCTTGGACAGTTGATGTGCATCCTGATGATTGTTTATGCTGATGTTATGTACTTCTCGGATATTGACAAAGACAATATGTTTAGATTTATATTTCATCAAATTGTTATATCTGCTATGTCGTTTATGAATTTAATAATCATTCAACATTATATGGGAGTAATACTATCGTTTAAACTACCGCTCGGATTTTTAATAATGATTAACATACTTATATTAACAACTGTTTTAGTTGCTATTTTATTTTCTTTTGAAAAAATATTCTTAAAATTTTGGGTTAAAGATAAAAGTGATACAATTCATTATTAGAGAAAACACTGTTAGATCATAGTTAATGCCTTGATGATACAAATTCAACTACCGCGGGCTGAAGACCCGCGTCTACCAGGACTAAACAACTGCTCGAAAACCACGCGCCCTGCCGACTCCTCCATAGCAAATGACATTTCCGTGACGGCCGGGAAGGACGCTGCTGCCAGAAATTAATACAAAATAAAAAATAACATAATACTTTTTATCCTGTTTAGGTGTTAAATAGGTTGACTAATACCCAAAAAATTATTAAAATATGGGGTATTCGGGCTTAATTCTGTCTATGGAAAGGGATTTTTATAATGCGGAAAAGGACTGTTGTTTTATTTGCGATTTTATTATTTGTATTATATTTATTTTCCGTGAAAGACGCTGATAAAACGGAAAACACGGATAAAAAACAGGCGAAAGCGTCAATTAACCCGATAAACAAAGGTAAAATAGCTTTAATAGACATATACGGGGAAATTGGGGATACCACTTATGTTTTAAAACAGCTGCACAATTTCAGCAGTATGAAAAATGTTAAAGCGATTGTTCTTCGTATTAACAGCGGCGGCGGGGCAATGGCCGGTTCGCAGGAAGTTTACAGCCTTGTAAGAAAAATCAGTTTAAACGGCAAGCCCGTGGTGGTTTCAATGGGCGACGTGGCGGCTTCCGGCGCTTATTACATAGCTTCCGCGGCTGACAGGGTTGTGGCAAATTCAGGAACTTTAACCGGCAGTATAGGCGTTATAATGATGTACATGACAGCGCGCGGCCTTTTGGATAAAATAGGCGTGGATTATGTTACTTTGAAAACCGGAAAATATAAAGATATCGGCTCTTTCGCGCGCGCGGCAACCAAAGAAGAAAAAGACCTTATGATGTCTGTCCTTAAAGACGCGTTAAGCCAGTTTGTGGATGATATAGTGGAAGTGCGCTTTGAAGCAATTGCCGCGGGCGCGGGAATTAAAGCAAAAAATGATAAAGTTAAAAAACGCCTGGTAAAAGCTTACATGCTTTCCAATATAGCGGACGGCAGGCTTTTTACCGGAAATCAGGCGTATAAGCTTGGGCTTGTGGATTCAATAGGCACAATTGACGACGCTATTGCAGACGCGGCAAAAATGGCCGGTATGGAAGGAAGGCCTTTGGTCGTAACAGAAAGATATAAACCAACTTTTTACGGCCTGCTGGAATCGTCGCTTGCCGGGCTTGGTTTTAAATCAAAAATTCCATTAAATGGAAAATACTCATTAAGATAAGCATATACACGGAGGTTCATGATGGCAGAAGCAAATAAAGGACCGAAAGATATGACACCTAATCCGCTTGAAGAAGCAGAAAAGGCAAAAAAGGGCAAAGAAGAAACCGCGGCACCCGCGGAACCGGAAGCGCCCGCAGGCCCCACGCCGGAAGAGATTGCGGCGCAGAAAGCCGAAGAAGAACAAAGTTCAATAATGTGGACGCGCGCGCTTCAGGTGGCGCTATTAATCGGCGGCGCATTCCTGTTATTTTTGGGATTATCCGGTGAAAAGTTAATGTCACTGCCTGCGGTAGCCGGCGGACTTTTATTTGTGCTTGCGGCTTTTATAGGCACAAAACTTTATCCCAGAATAAAAAAAGAAAACGCTTCAAAGCTGGGTTCGGTATTAAGGTTTGTCTTATTAGGCCTGGCATCCGCGCTTGCAATATTTTACATAGTACAGCTTTTTAAGCCGTTATCACAGAAGATAAACATGGACGTAATAATGGCGGTTCTTGCCGCGTGTTTTATTCTTTTCTGCATTGAATTCATTGTCTACATGATTCACAACCCAAAGAAAATTTTATCCGACATCCTTATGTTTATAGCAACAATACTTTCAGCGGGAATGATACTTGCTTTTTATTGGCACTTTGTCGTGCCCGCAATTGTGGCTGCCGCATTGGCTATAGCGCTTGTTTTATACGCTATTAACAAAGACCCTTTAAAAGATGATGGAAGGCTTGGGTTCAGGCTTTCAATGGCTGCAATAACGCTGCTTTTAAGCGGCCTTGTGCTGGCTTATGCCGCAGGAATATTTAATTACGCCAAGCAGGAAGTTTTAAGCTACACGGAAATAACGCCGGCTTATAACACAGCCCCGAAAAACCTTGCATGGTCTAATGACAGCTGGGCTCTTGCTTATACGGTTTTTAACCCCAAAAAGGGAGAAAACACGGTTAACATTATTCACGGCCTGACAAGGGGAATAACAGAAATTAAAACCACCGACGAAAATCAGCTGCCGCGTTATCTTGACCCGCCCGTATGGAATAAAAACGGAAACCTGCTTATATTCTCCGGCGCTGAATCGGAAAACGGCGCCAGAAACATCTGGGCCGCTTCTTTTAACCTTACATTAATGGAACTGCCCGATAACCTTCGCGAGAAATACGGCGATTACACTTACAACGCGATAAAAATGAAAGAAGAAAAAAAGAAGAACATATTTACATGGTTTGGAAAGAAAAAAGTTGAACCTTTATACACAGGGGAAATAGAAACATTTGAAGACCAGGAAGCAAAATTAAAATATGAAAAAGAGCTCCGCTCCAAAGAACCTTCCGCTCCGCCCGGATTGCCCAAAACCCTTGTAACAAGTTTTGATAAGGTAATTGACATGCCGTCTAAAGCCATCACGCATAAAACCGCGTGGTCGCCGGACGCTAAAAGTTTTGTCGTTGCTGCGGCGGCAAAAGAAGATGGCGATAATAACCTTTGGACAACAGACACCGAAAAACAGGAAATGTCACAGCTTACAAAAGGATTCAATAAATTCATGCCCCTTTGGTCGCCTGACGGTTCCAAGATATTATATGTAAGCAGGATAGACAGTTATACTTTCCTTGAAGTAAAAAATGATGACGGTTCAGACGCAAGGGAATTAAATGTTAACAGGGCAAAAGACAAAGCACTTTTCCCGTTGTGGAACTCGCAGCAGAATAAGGTCATTTATATAAAAAACAATAAGTTTGTTATTATGAACGCGGATTCAACAAACGGGCAGAACCTTTCAAAAGAAACGCTTCCGGATTCGCCTTACTGGCTGACCGCGGAAAAGAAAAAGGTTATACTTAATTTCACGGAAAGCGGCGAGATATGGCGTATATGGACCATTAATAAAGACGGCAAAGGCAATAAGGAAATTTTTCAGAGAAGGTGCAATGGTTTTTCTCAGCCAAAGTGGTCATATGACGGCAAGGCAATTGCTGTCGGCGTGAATCACAAAGAAACCGGCGAAATATGGCGCCTTGACGGAACAGGCGGAAATGAACTTAACTTATTTACAACGAAAAACGCGGTAACAGAACTTGAATGGGGCCCGTCATCTGAAAGGCTTGCGTTTATAGTTAAAAAAGGCCCTGCGGAAAATACCACGTTACAGGAAATGTGGGTGGTTGACAAAGAAGCCACCAATCCATTACGTATTTATTACACAGAAAAGGGAAAGATAAGCAACATGACATGGGACCATCAGAGCAAACGCCTTGCGTTTGAAGAAACATACCACAAATTTTACTTTCATGACGACGTGACAACAATAAGAATAGTTCACGCGATAGACGGGGAATTATGGGAATTACTGCCCTATGAATTCTTCGGCAAAAATCCAGTTTGGACAGATGACGGCGATGTTATAGCGTATGTAGGCTGGAA includes these proteins:
- the murJ gene encoding murein biosynthesis integral membrane protein MurJ gives rise to the protein MSSKQIAKSAAIVSLITMLSRVLGYVRDAISAAILGVGWVSDAFFVAFRIPNMLRSLLAEGALSSAFIPVFTDYLEKKDKRETWLLAVNVLNALSLLLVLITFAGIVFAPFIVTIMAPGFINDPQKFQLTVSLTRWLFPFILFVSIAALFLGILNSLKKFSIPAFAPVVLNISMILFGVFICPRLGDTPETQVYGWVFGALFGSFLEILIQWIPSVKEGLAWKPFINLKDEGLRRIGKLMIPATLAQSVTQINLLVNTILASLLVEGAVTYLYYGNRLMQLPLGVFGVAVATVAFPFISQYASRGDFDSLRDTIHSSLKQAFFVVLPASAGLIALSVPINLLLFNYGRFQYDDAIKTAGVSAVYCTAIFAHTGVKILTQVFYAINKAGTAVKISVSSMIINILLCVSLMFSMNYLGLALATSLAALIQFIALYFYLSKFINGLKTKEFLAYCVKVTVISLIMAGLSYLTYYLLNANFNAAEFSRTINGFIVLAAITVGVISYGTMAKLAGLNYAERIMQGIANRFNKKK
- the sppA gene encoding signal peptide peptidase SppA gives rise to the protein MRKRTVVLFAILLFVLYLFSVKDADKTENTDKKQAKASINPINKGKIALIDIYGEIGDTTYVLKQLHNFSSMKNVKAIVLRINSGGGAMAGSQEVYSLVRKISLNGKPVVVSMGDVAASGAYYIASAADRVVANSGTLTGSIGVIMMYMTARGLLDKIGVDYVTLKTGKYKDIGSFARAATKEEKDLMMSVLKDALSQFVDDIVEVRFEAIAAGAGIKAKNDKVKKRLVKAYMLSNIADGRLFTGNQAYKLGLVDSIGTIDDAIADAAKMAGMEGRPLVVTERYKPTFYGLLESSLAGLGFKSKIPLNGKYSLR
- a CDS encoding PD40 domain-containing protein, producing the protein MAEANKGPKDMTPNPLEEAEKAKKGKEETAAPAEPEAPAGPTPEEIAAQKAEEEQSSIMWTRALQVALLIGGAFLLFLGLSGEKLMSLPAVAGGLLFVLAAFIGTKLYPRIKKENASKLGSVLRFVLLGLASALAIFYIVQLFKPLSQKINMDVIMAVLAACFILFCIEFIVYMIHNPKKILSDILMFIATILSAGMILAFYWHFVVPAIVAAALAIALVLYAINKDPLKDDGRLGFRLSMAAITLLLSGLVLAYAAGIFNYAKQEVLSYTEITPAYNTAPKNLAWSNDSWALAYTVFNPKKGENTVNIIHGLTRGITEIKTTDENQLPRYLDPPVWNKNGNLLIFSGAESENGARNIWAASFNLTLMELPDNLREKYGDYTYNAIKMKEEKKKNIFTWFGKKKVEPLYTGEIETFEDQEAKLKYEKELRSKEPSAPPGLPKTLVTSFDKVIDMPSKAITHKTAWSPDAKSFVVAAAAKEDGDNNLWTTDTEKQEMSQLTKGFNKFMPLWSPDGSKILYVSRIDSYTFLEVKNDDGSDARELNVNRAKDKALFPLWNSQQNKVIYIKNNKFVIMNADSTNGQNLSKETLPDSPYWLTAEKKKVILNFTESGEIWRIWTINKDGKGNKEIFQRRCNGFSQPKWSYDGKAIAVGVNHKETGEIWRLDGTGGNELNLFTTKNAVTELEWGPSSERLAFIVKKGPAENTTLQEMWVVDKEATNPLRIYYTEKGKISNMTWDHQSKRLAFEETYHKFYFHDDVTTIRIVHAIDGELWELLPYEFFGKNPVWTDDGDVIAYVGWNNFIMPSMPGISSYKLWAARVQ